One window of Silurus meridionalis isolate SWU-2019-XX chromosome 9, ASM1480568v1, whole genome shotgun sequence genomic DNA carries:
- the safb gene encoding scaffold attachment factor B1 isoform X2: MSENASALDSVAGEALEGAGVRKLSELRVIDLRAELKKRNLDISGNKSVLSERLKKAIEEEGGNPDEIVVQLEITPKKTPRRTPKGKRTEADESEDCALEEESVDGQEEGDAPGESVHDMDIMDMNVLDEADIDNNMMPEDEEYYENELLNTFSNEGNAEDYGDSDALKSESEEETETKQADSEDYPKQDIQGSEPLEQRKDMTESEKVAGCCISEPLNEERPEEENAPLWDETHKEEEDNVSDLAKAKEADNVEGDIDASEQSEVQPPCEDQQGVKDNSPGAESTSSHAANANETGLHKIESTDSESVAKAEGSKEDTKTEESAAESSEVKESSVEGDDQKKSDEKSGKPDSKDDKGSAASSGRNLWVSGLSSTTRATDLKNLFSKYGKVVGAKVVTNARSPGARCYGFVTMCSTEEATKCISHLHRTELHGRMISVERAKNEPAGKKPADKSDAKMTTSDRRHSSESKTEKSDGKDEKAEGSDDKAGERTVVMDKSKGEPVISVKTKSKERSTKSRDRKSSSRERKDILSFDQIKEQRERERQRQREREVREMERRRHSGSGDRDGRSERERIRLFREREERERLMRKRNWLEVEKQRLDADRMEREFLERERVRVEYERRREQERIHREREELRRQQEQLRYEQDRRPLKRPYDMDGRKDDWPVKRMPMDERYGRSDFGRQDRFQDFDHRDRGRYQDDMFMERRDAPRGGLPADRDSQHFSDRDRHNRDSRDNWSGGGGFDKRPINAPRPVPGRDGRDWEPGRKMDGDRSWQGPDRGMPGQSHMPRGGMASRGGYMQTGTSQSLSGTMNRQNQMMQGGGAGTGTGGSIQGAGAFGRRY, from the exons atgtctgaaaacgCGTCGGCGTTAGATTCGGTGGCCGGAGAGGCCCTTGAAGGGGCCGGGGTGCGCAAATTATCTGAGCTGAGAGTCATCGACCTGAGGGCCGAGCTGAAGAAACGAAACCTGGATATCAGCGGGAACAAGAGCGTTCTGTCCGAGCGGCTTAAGAAG gcCATTGAGGAGGAAGGAGGCAATCCTGATGAAATAGTGGTTCAGCTTGAGATTACTCCCAAGAAAACACCCAGGAGAACTCCTAAAG GGAAGCGAACCGAAGCGGATGAATCTGAGGACTGTGCGCTGGAAGAGGAGTCTGTCGATGGCCAG GAAGAGGGAGATGCGCCCGGAGAGAGCGTTCATGACATGGACATCATGGACATGAACGTTCTGGATGAAGCCGACATCGATAACAACATGATGCCCGAGGACGAGGAATATTACGAGAACGAGCTTCTTAACACCTTTTCCAACGAAGGCAACGCAGAAGACTACGGCGATTCTGACGCGCTCAAGTCCGAGTCCGAGGAG GAAACGGAAACTAAGCAAGCAGACTCGGAAGATTATCCGAAACAGGACATTCAG gGTTCTGAACCACTGGAGCAGCGTAAAGACATGACAG AAAGTGAGAAAGTAGCCGGGTGTTGTATATCAGAGCCACTTAACGAGGAGCGGCCTGAAGAGGAGAACGCTCCACTGTGGGATGAAACTCACAAGGAAGAGGAGGACAATGTGTCCGACCTCGCTAAAGCCAAGGAGGCCGACAATGTGGAAGGAGACATTGATGCCTCGGAGCAAAGCGAAGTCCAACCCCCATGTGAGGACCAACAAGGCGTTAAGGACAATTCGCCGGGTGCCGAGAGCACCTCCTCTCACGCTGCTAACGCAAATGAAACGGGCTTGCACAAAATCGAAAGCACCGATTCAGAAAGCGTGGCGAAGGCCGAGGGGAGCAAGGAAGACACGAAGACTGAAGAGAGTGCTGCAGAATCTTCAGAAGTGAAAGAGTCCTCAGTAGAGGGTGATGATCAGAAAAagag TGATGAAAAATCAGGCAAGCCCGACTCTAAAGATGATAAAG GCAGTGCTGCAAGTAGCGGAAGGAACCTGTGGGTCAGCGGCCTCTCGTCAACCACAAGAGCGACTGATCTGAAGAATCTGTTCAGCAAATACGGCAAG GTGGTGGGCGCTAAAGTGGTGACGAACGCCCGGAGCCCAGGAGCTCGTTGTTATGGTTTTGTGACCATGTGCTCTACAGAGGAGGCCACCAAGTGCATCAGCCACCTGCACCGGACCGAGCTGCACGGCCGCATGATCTCTGTAGAGAGG GCCAAGAATGAGCCAGCTGGAAAGAAACCCGCCGATAAAAGCGACGCAAAGATGACAACTAGTGACAGACGGCACTCCTCGGAGTCCAAGACCGAAAA ATCGGACGGCAAGGACGAGAAAGCCGAAGGCTCCGATGACAAAG CTGGAGAGAGGACCGTCGTCATGGACAAATCAAAAGGAGAACCTGTTATCAGCGTCAAAACCAAGAGCAAGGAGCGG AGTACCAAGAGTCGTGACCGCAAGTCTTCGAGCCGAGAGAGGAAGGACATACTGTCTTTTGATCAAATCAAAGAGCAGCGAGAGCGTGAGAGGCAGAGGCAGCGCGAGAGAGAGGTCCGAGAGATGGAGAGACGCAGGCATTCTGG CAGCGGCGATCGTGACGGTCGCAGCGAGCGCGAGCGCATCCGTCTGTTCCGTGAGCGCGAGGAGCGCGAGAGGCTGATGCGTAAGCGCAACTGGCTAGAGGTGGAGAAGCAGCGGCTGGACGCTGACCGCATGGAACGCGAGTTCCTTGAGCGTGAGCGCGTGCGAGTGGAGTACGAGCGCCGGCGTGAGCAGGAGCGGATTCACAGAGAGCGTGAGGAGCTGCGCAGACAGCAGGAGCAGCTTCGCTACGAGCAGGACCGCCGCCCGCTCAAGAGGCCTTACGACATGGACGGCAG GAAAGACGATTGGCCGGTAAAGAGGATGCCCATGGATGAACGATATGGGCGCTCCGATTTTGGTCGTCAGGATCGATTCCAAGATTTTGACCACAGAGATCGTGGCCGCTACCAGGACGACATGTTCATGGAAAG gaGAGATGCTCCCAGAGGTGGCCTGCCTGCAGACCGAGACAGCCAG CACTTTTCTGACCGGGACCGGCACAACAGAGACTCTCGGGATAACTGGAGCGGCGGAGGTGGTTTTGACAAGCGGCCAATAAATGCCCCAAGGCCAGTCCCTGGCAG AGACGGACGAGACTGGGAGCCTGGGCGTAAAATGGACGGCGACAGATCCTGGCAAG GACCAGATCGGGGAATGCCTGGTCAGAGTCACATGCCCAGAGGAGGAATGGCCAG CCGGGGTGGATACATGCAGACAGGAACGTCCCAGTCTCTTTCCGGAACCATGAACCGACAGAACCAGATGATGCAGGGAGGTGGCGCCGGCACTGGCACCGGGGGAAGCATACAGGGGGCCGGAGCCTTCGGTCGCCGTTACTGA
- the safb gene encoding scaffold attachment factor B1 isoform X3, with product MSENASALDSVAGEALEGAGVRKLSELRVIDLRAELKKRNLDISGNKSVLSERLKKAIEEEGGNPDEIVVQLEITPKKTPRRTPKGKRTEADESEDCALEEESVDGQEEGDAPGESVHDMDIMDMNVLDEADIDNNMMPEDEEYYENELLNTFSNEGNAEDYGDSDALKSESEEETETKQADSEDYPKQDIQGSEPLEQRKDMTESEKVAGCCISEPLNEERPEEENAPLWDETHKEEEDNVSDLAKAKEADNVEGDIDASEQSEVQPPCEDQQGVKDNSPGAESTSSHAANANETGLHKIESTDSESVAKAEGSKEDTKTEESAAESSEVKESSVEGDDQKKSDEKSGKPDSKDDKAGSAASSGRNLWVSGLSSTTRATDLKNLFSKYGKVVGAKVVTNARSPGARCYGFVTMCSTEEATKCISHLHRTELHGRMISVERAKNEPAGKKPADKSDAKMTTSDRRHSSESKTEKSDGKDEKAEGSDDKAGERTVVMDKSKGEPVISVKTKSKERSTKSRDRKSSSRERKDILSFDQIKEQRERERQRQREREVREMERRRHSGGDRDGRSERERIRLFREREERERLMRKRNWLEVEKQRLDADRMEREFLERERVRVEYERRREQERIHREREELRRQQEQLRYEQDRRPLKRPYDMDGRKDDWPVKRMPMDERYGRSDFGRQDRFQDFDHRDRGRYQDDMFMERRDAPRGGLPADRDSQHFSDRDRHNRDSRDNWSGGGGFDKRPINAPRPVPGRDGRDWEPGRKMDGDRSWQGPDRGMPGQSHMPRGGMASRGGYMQTGTSQSLSGTMNRQNQMMQGGGAGTGTGGSIQGAGAFGRRY from the exons atgtctgaaaacgCGTCGGCGTTAGATTCGGTGGCCGGAGAGGCCCTTGAAGGGGCCGGGGTGCGCAAATTATCTGAGCTGAGAGTCATCGACCTGAGGGCCGAGCTGAAGAAACGAAACCTGGATATCAGCGGGAACAAGAGCGTTCTGTCCGAGCGGCTTAAGAAG gcCATTGAGGAGGAAGGAGGCAATCCTGATGAAATAGTGGTTCAGCTTGAGATTACTCCCAAGAAAACACCCAGGAGAACTCCTAAAG GGAAGCGAACCGAAGCGGATGAATCTGAGGACTGTGCGCTGGAAGAGGAGTCTGTCGATGGCCAG GAAGAGGGAGATGCGCCCGGAGAGAGCGTTCATGACATGGACATCATGGACATGAACGTTCTGGATGAAGCCGACATCGATAACAACATGATGCCCGAGGACGAGGAATATTACGAGAACGAGCTTCTTAACACCTTTTCCAACGAAGGCAACGCAGAAGACTACGGCGATTCTGACGCGCTCAAGTCCGAGTCCGAGGAG GAAACGGAAACTAAGCAAGCAGACTCGGAAGATTATCCGAAACAGGACATTCAG gGTTCTGAACCACTGGAGCAGCGTAAAGACATGACAG AAAGTGAGAAAGTAGCCGGGTGTTGTATATCAGAGCCACTTAACGAGGAGCGGCCTGAAGAGGAGAACGCTCCACTGTGGGATGAAACTCACAAGGAAGAGGAGGACAATGTGTCCGACCTCGCTAAAGCCAAGGAGGCCGACAATGTGGAAGGAGACATTGATGCCTCGGAGCAAAGCGAAGTCCAACCCCCATGTGAGGACCAACAAGGCGTTAAGGACAATTCGCCGGGTGCCGAGAGCACCTCCTCTCACGCTGCTAACGCAAATGAAACGGGCTTGCACAAAATCGAAAGCACCGATTCAGAAAGCGTGGCGAAGGCCGAGGGGAGCAAGGAAGACACGAAGACTGAAGAGAGTGCTGCAGAATCTTCAGAAGTGAAAGAGTCCTCAGTAGAGGGTGATGATCAGAAAAagag TGATGAAAAATCAGGCAAGCCCGACTCTAAAGATGATAAAG CAGGCAGTGCTGCAAGTAGCGGAAGGAACCTGTGGGTCAGCGGCCTCTCGTCAACCACAAGAGCGACTGATCTGAAGAATCTGTTCAGCAAATACGGCAAG GTGGTGGGCGCTAAAGTGGTGACGAACGCCCGGAGCCCAGGAGCTCGTTGTTATGGTTTTGTGACCATGTGCTCTACAGAGGAGGCCACCAAGTGCATCAGCCACCTGCACCGGACCGAGCTGCACGGCCGCATGATCTCTGTAGAGAGG GCCAAGAATGAGCCAGCTGGAAAGAAACCCGCCGATAAAAGCGACGCAAAGATGACAACTAGTGACAGACGGCACTCCTCGGAGTCCAAGACCGAAAA ATCGGACGGCAAGGACGAGAAAGCCGAAGGCTCCGATGACAAAG CTGGAGAGAGGACCGTCGTCATGGACAAATCAAAAGGAGAACCTGTTATCAGCGTCAAAACCAAGAGCAAGGAGCGG AGTACCAAGAGTCGTGACCGCAAGTCTTCGAGCCGAGAGAGGAAGGACATACTGTCTTTTGATCAAATCAAAGAGCAGCGAGAGCGTGAGAGGCAGAGGCAGCGCGAGAGAGAGGTCCGAGAGATGGAGAGACGCAGGCATTCTGG CGGCGATCGTGACGGTCGCAGCGAGCGCGAGCGCATCCGTCTGTTCCGTGAGCGCGAGGAGCGCGAGAGGCTGATGCGTAAGCGCAACTGGCTAGAGGTGGAGAAGCAGCGGCTGGACGCTGACCGCATGGAACGCGAGTTCCTTGAGCGTGAGCGCGTGCGAGTGGAGTACGAGCGCCGGCGTGAGCAGGAGCGGATTCACAGAGAGCGTGAGGAGCTGCGCAGACAGCAGGAGCAGCTTCGCTACGAGCAGGACCGCCGCCCGCTCAAGAGGCCTTACGACATGGACGGCAG GAAAGACGATTGGCCGGTAAAGAGGATGCCCATGGATGAACGATATGGGCGCTCCGATTTTGGTCGTCAGGATCGATTCCAAGATTTTGACCACAGAGATCGTGGCCGCTACCAGGACGACATGTTCATGGAAAG gaGAGATGCTCCCAGAGGTGGCCTGCCTGCAGACCGAGACAGCCAG CACTTTTCTGACCGGGACCGGCACAACAGAGACTCTCGGGATAACTGGAGCGGCGGAGGTGGTTTTGACAAGCGGCCAATAAATGCCCCAAGGCCAGTCCCTGGCAG AGACGGACGAGACTGGGAGCCTGGGCGTAAAATGGACGGCGACAGATCCTGGCAAG GACCAGATCGGGGAATGCCTGGTCAGAGTCACATGCCCAGAGGAGGAATGGCCAG CCGGGGTGGATACATGCAGACAGGAACGTCCCAGTCTCTTTCCGGAACCATGAACCGACAGAACCAGATGATGCAGGGAGGTGGCGCCGGCACTGGCACCGGGGGAAGCATACAGGGGGCCGGAGCCTTCGGTCGCCGTTACTGA
- the safb gene encoding scaffold attachment factor B1 isoform X5 has product MSENASALDSVAGEALEGAGVRKLSELRVIDLRAELKKRNLDISGNKSVLSERLKKAIEEEGGNPDEIVVQLEITPKKTPRRTPKGKRTEADESEDCALEEESVDGQEEGDAPGESVHDMDIMDMNVLDEADIDNNMMPEDEEYYENELLNTFSNEGNAEDYGDSDALKSESEEETETKQADSEDYPKQDIQGSEPLEQRKDMTESEKVAGCCISEPLNEERPEEENAPLWDETHKEEEDNVSDLAKAKEADNVEGDIDASEQSEVQPPCEDQQGVKDNSPGAESTSSHAANANETGLHKIESTDSESVAKAEGSKEDTKTEESAAESSEVKESSVEGDDQKKSDEKSGKPDSKDDKGSAASSGRNLWVSGLSSTTRATDLKNLFSKYGKVVGAKVVTNARSPGARCYGFVTMCSTEEATKCISHLHRTELHGRMISVERAKNEPAGKKPADKSDAKMTTSDRRHSSESKTEKSDGKDEKAEGSDDKAGERTVVMDKSKGEPVISVKTKSKERSTKSRDRKSSSRERKDILSFDQIKEQRERERQRQREREVREMERRRHSGGDRDGRSERERIRLFREREERERLMRKRNWLEVEKQRLDADRMEREFLERERVRVEYERRREQERIHREREELRRQQEQLRYEQDRRPLKRPYDMDGRKDDWPVKRMPMDERYGRSDFGRQDRFQDFDHRDRGRYQDDMFMERRDAPRGGLPADRDSQHFSDRDRHNRDSRDNWSGGGGFDKRPINAPRPVPGRDGRDWEPGRKMDGDRSWQGPDRGMPGQSHMPRGGMASRGGYMQTGTSQSLSGTMNRQNQMMQGGGAGTGTGGSIQGAGAFGRRY; this is encoded by the exons atgtctgaaaacgCGTCGGCGTTAGATTCGGTGGCCGGAGAGGCCCTTGAAGGGGCCGGGGTGCGCAAATTATCTGAGCTGAGAGTCATCGACCTGAGGGCCGAGCTGAAGAAACGAAACCTGGATATCAGCGGGAACAAGAGCGTTCTGTCCGAGCGGCTTAAGAAG gcCATTGAGGAGGAAGGAGGCAATCCTGATGAAATAGTGGTTCAGCTTGAGATTACTCCCAAGAAAACACCCAGGAGAACTCCTAAAG GGAAGCGAACCGAAGCGGATGAATCTGAGGACTGTGCGCTGGAAGAGGAGTCTGTCGATGGCCAG GAAGAGGGAGATGCGCCCGGAGAGAGCGTTCATGACATGGACATCATGGACATGAACGTTCTGGATGAAGCCGACATCGATAACAACATGATGCCCGAGGACGAGGAATATTACGAGAACGAGCTTCTTAACACCTTTTCCAACGAAGGCAACGCAGAAGACTACGGCGATTCTGACGCGCTCAAGTCCGAGTCCGAGGAG GAAACGGAAACTAAGCAAGCAGACTCGGAAGATTATCCGAAACAGGACATTCAG gGTTCTGAACCACTGGAGCAGCGTAAAGACATGACAG AAAGTGAGAAAGTAGCCGGGTGTTGTATATCAGAGCCACTTAACGAGGAGCGGCCTGAAGAGGAGAACGCTCCACTGTGGGATGAAACTCACAAGGAAGAGGAGGACAATGTGTCCGACCTCGCTAAAGCCAAGGAGGCCGACAATGTGGAAGGAGACATTGATGCCTCGGAGCAAAGCGAAGTCCAACCCCCATGTGAGGACCAACAAGGCGTTAAGGACAATTCGCCGGGTGCCGAGAGCACCTCCTCTCACGCTGCTAACGCAAATGAAACGGGCTTGCACAAAATCGAAAGCACCGATTCAGAAAGCGTGGCGAAGGCCGAGGGGAGCAAGGAAGACACGAAGACTGAAGAGAGTGCTGCAGAATCTTCAGAAGTGAAAGAGTCCTCAGTAGAGGGTGATGATCAGAAAAagag TGATGAAAAATCAGGCAAGCCCGACTCTAAAGATGATAAAG GCAGTGCTGCAAGTAGCGGAAGGAACCTGTGGGTCAGCGGCCTCTCGTCAACCACAAGAGCGACTGATCTGAAGAATCTGTTCAGCAAATACGGCAAG GTGGTGGGCGCTAAAGTGGTGACGAACGCCCGGAGCCCAGGAGCTCGTTGTTATGGTTTTGTGACCATGTGCTCTACAGAGGAGGCCACCAAGTGCATCAGCCACCTGCACCGGACCGAGCTGCACGGCCGCATGATCTCTGTAGAGAGG GCCAAGAATGAGCCAGCTGGAAAGAAACCCGCCGATAAAAGCGACGCAAAGATGACAACTAGTGACAGACGGCACTCCTCGGAGTCCAAGACCGAAAA ATCGGACGGCAAGGACGAGAAAGCCGAAGGCTCCGATGACAAAG CTGGAGAGAGGACCGTCGTCATGGACAAATCAAAAGGAGAACCTGTTATCAGCGTCAAAACCAAGAGCAAGGAGCGG AGTACCAAGAGTCGTGACCGCAAGTCTTCGAGCCGAGAGAGGAAGGACATACTGTCTTTTGATCAAATCAAAGAGCAGCGAGAGCGTGAGAGGCAGAGGCAGCGCGAGAGAGAGGTCCGAGAGATGGAGAGACGCAGGCATTCTGG CGGCGATCGTGACGGTCGCAGCGAGCGCGAGCGCATCCGTCTGTTCCGTGAGCGCGAGGAGCGCGAGAGGCTGATGCGTAAGCGCAACTGGCTAGAGGTGGAGAAGCAGCGGCTGGACGCTGACCGCATGGAACGCGAGTTCCTTGAGCGTGAGCGCGTGCGAGTGGAGTACGAGCGCCGGCGTGAGCAGGAGCGGATTCACAGAGAGCGTGAGGAGCTGCGCAGACAGCAGGAGCAGCTTCGCTACGAGCAGGACCGCCGCCCGCTCAAGAGGCCTTACGACATGGACGGCAG GAAAGACGATTGGCCGGTAAAGAGGATGCCCATGGATGAACGATATGGGCGCTCCGATTTTGGTCGTCAGGATCGATTCCAAGATTTTGACCACAGAGATCGTGGCCGCTACCAGGACGACATGTTCATGGAAAG gaGAGATGCTCCCAGAGGTGGCCTGCCTGCAGACCGAGACAGCCAG CACTTTTCTGACCGGGACCGGCACAACAGAGACTCTCGGGATAACTGGAGCGGCGGAGGTGGTTTTGACAAGCGGCCAATAAATGCCCCAAGGCCAGTCCCTGGCAG AGACGGACGAGACTGGGAGCCTGGGCGTAAAATGGACGGCGACAGATCCTGGCAAG GACCAGATCGGGGAATGCCTGGTCAGAGTCACATGCCCAGAGGAGGAATGGCCAG CCGGGGTGGATACATGCAGACAGGAACGTCCCAGTCTCTTTCCGGAACCATGAACCGACAGAACCAGATGATGCAGGGAGGTGGCGCCGGCACTGGCACCGGGGGAAGCATACAGGGGGCCGGAGCCTTCGGTCGCCGTTACTGA
- the safb gene encoding scaffold attachment factor B1 isoform X1 yields MSENASALDSVAGEALEGAGVRKLSELRVIDLRAELKKRNLDISGNKSVLSERLKKAIEEEGGNPDEIVVQLEITPKKTPRRTPKGKRTEADESEDCALEEESVDGQEEGDAPGESVHDMDIMDMNVLDEADIDNNMMPEDEEYYENELLNTFSNEGNAEDYGDSDALKSESEEETETKQADSEDYPKQDIQGSEPLEQRKDMTESEKVAGCCISEPLNEERPEEENAPLWDETHKEEEDNVSDLAKAKEADNVEGDIDASEQSEVQPPCEDQQGVKDNSPGAESTSSHAANANETGLHKIESTDSESVAKAEGSKEDTKTEESAAESSEVKESSVEGDDQKKSDEKSGKPDSKDDKAGSAASSGRNLWVSGLSSTTRATDLKNLFSKYGKVVGAKVVTNARSPGARCYGFVTMCSTEEATKCISHLHRTELHGRMISVERAKNEPAGKKPADKSDAKMTTSDRRHSSESKTEKSDGKDEKAEGSDDKAGERTVVMDKSKGEPVISVKTKSKERSTKSRDRKSSSRERKDILSFDQIKEQRERERQRQREREVREMERRRHSGSGDRDGRSERERIRLFREREERERLMRKRNWLEVEKQRLDADRMEREFLERERVRVEYERRREQERIHREREELRRQQEQLRYEQDRRPLKRPYDMDGRKDDWPVKRMPMDERYGRSDFGRQDRFQDFDHRDRGRYQDDMFMERRDAPRGGLPADRDSQHFSDRDRHNRDSRDNWSGGGGFDKRPINAPRPVPGRDGRDWEPGRKMDGDRSWQGPDRGMPGQSHMPRGGMASRGGYMQTGTSQSLSGTMNRQNQMMQGGGAGTGTGGSIQGAGAFGRRY; encoded by the exons atgtctgaaaacgCGTCGGCGTTAGATTCGGTGGCCGGAGAGGCCCTTGAAGGGGCCGGGGTGCGCAAATTATCTGAGCTGAGAGTCATCGACCTGAGGGCCGAGCTGAAGAAACGAAACCTGGATATCAGCGGGAACAAGAGCGTTCTGTCCGAGCGGCTTAAGAAG gcCATTGAGGAGGAAGGAGGCAATCCTGATGAAATAGTGGTTCAGCTTGAGATTACTCCCAAGAAAACACCCAGGAGAACTCCTAAAG GGAAGCGAACCGAAGCGGATGAATCTGAGGACTGTGCGCTGGAAGAGGAGTCTGTCGATGGCCAG GAAGAGGGAGATGCGCCCGGAGAGAGCGTTCATGACATGGACATCATGGACATGAACGTTCTGGATGAAGCCGACATCGATAACAACATGATGCCCGAGGACGAGGAATATTACGAGAACGAGCTTCTTAACACCTTTTCCAACGAAGGCAACGCAGAAGACTACGGCGATTCTGACGCGCTCAAGTCCGAGTCCGAGGAG GAAACGGAAACTAAGCAAGCAGACTCGGAAGATTATCCGAAACAGGACATTCAG gGTTCTGAACCACTGGAGCAGCGTAAAGACATGACAG AAAGTGAGAAAGTAGCCGGGTGTTGTATATCAGAGCCACTTAACGAGGAGCGGCCTGAAGAGGAGAACGCTCCACTGTGGGATGAAACTCACAAGGAAGAGGAGGACAATGTGTCCGACCTCGCTAAAGCCAAGGAGGCCGACAATGTGGAAGGAGACATTGATGCCTCGGAGCAAAGCGAAGTCCAACCCCCATGTGAGGACCAACAAGGCGTTAAGGACAATTCGCCGGGTGCCGAGAGCACCTCCTCTCACGCTGCTAACGCAAATGAAACGGGCTTGCACAAAATCGAAAGCACCGATTCAGAAAGCGTGGCGAAGGCCGAGGGGAGCAAGGAAGACACGAAGACTGAAGAGAGTGCTGCAGAATCTTCAGAAGTGAAAGAGTCCTCAGTAGAGGGTGATGATCAGAAAAagag TGATGAAAAATCAGGCAAGCCCGACTCTAAAGATGATAAAG CAGGCAGTGCTGCAAGTAGCGGAAGGAACCTGTGGGTCAGCGGCCTCTCGTCAACCACAAGAGCGACTGATCTGAAGAATCTGTTCAGCAAATACGGCAAG GTGGTGGGCGCTAAAGTGGTGACGAACGCCCGGAGCCCAGGAGCTCGTTGTTATGGTTTTGTGACCATGTGCTCTACAGAGGAGGCCACCAAGTGCATCAGCCACCTGCACCGGACCGAGCTGCACGGCCGCATGATCTCTGTAGAGAGG GCCAAGAATGAGCCAGCTGGAAAGAAACCCGCCGATAAAAGCGACGCAAAGATGACAACTAGTGACAGACGGCACTCCTCGGAGTCCAAGACCGAAAA ATCGGACGGCAAGGACGAGAAAGCCGAAGGCTCCGATGACAAAG CTGGAGAGAGGACCGTCGTCATGGACAAATCAAAAGGAGAACCTGTTATCAGCGTCAAAACCAAGAGCAAGGAGCGG AGTACCAAGAGTCGTGACCGCAAGTCTTCGAGCCGAGAGAGGAAGGACATACTGTCTTTTGATCAAATCAAAGAGCAGCGAGAGCGTGAGAGGCAGAGGCAGCGCGAGAGAGAGGTCCGAGAGATGGAGAGACGCAGGCATTCTGG CAGCGGCGATCGTGACGGTCGCAGCGAGCGCGAGCGCATCCGTCTGTTCCGTGAGCGCGAGGAGCGCGAGAGGCTGATGCGTAAGCGCAACTGGCTAGAGGTGGAGAAGCAGCGGCTGGACGCTGACCGCATGGAACGCGAGTTCCTTGAGCGTGAGCGCGTGCGAGTGGAGTACGAGCGCCGGCGTGAGCAGGAGCGGATTCACAGAGAGCGTGAGGAGCTGCGCAGACAGCAGGAGCAGCTTCGCTACGAGCAGGACCGCCGCCCGCTCAAGAGGCCTTACGACATGGACGGCAG GAAAGACGATTGGCCGGTAAAGAGGATGCCCATGGATGAACGATATGGGCGCTCCGATTTTGGTCGTCAGGATCGATTCCAAGATTTTGACCACAGAGATCGTGGCCGCTACCAGGACGACATGTTCATGGAAAG gaGAGATGCTCCCAGAGGTGGCCTGCCTGCAGACCGAGACAGCCAG CACTTTTCTGACCGGGACCGGCACAACAGAGACTCTCGGGATAACTGGAGCGGCGGAGGTGGTTTTGACAAGCGGCCAATAAATGCCCCAAGGCCAGTCCCTGGCAG AGACGGACGAGACTGGGAGCCTGGGCGTAAAATGGACGGCGACAGATCCTGGCAAG GACCAGATCGGGGAATGCCTGGTCAGAGTCACATGCCCAGAGGAGGAATGGCCAG CCGGGGTGGATACATGCAGACAGGAACGTCCCAGTCTCTTTCCGGAACCATGAACCGACAGAACCAGATGATGCAGGGAGGTGGCGCCGGCACTGGCACCGGGGGAAGCATACAGGGGGCCGGAGCCTTCGGTCGCCGTTACTGA